In the genome of Lactuca sativa cultivar Salinas chromosome 3, Lsat_Salinas_v11, whole genome shotgun sequence, the window TGCAATAGGTCATTGGAAGTGTATCTCATTAGTTCTTTACCTGTATGGATGTTGTATTGTGCTGAAATATCCCATTTGTGGCTATAATTATTAACACCAGGGACATGATTTTTGTGTGATCTAGAGTTGTATATTGAACAAAGAATTAGTTCCTTGCTTCACAAATTTCCTCTTGAAGGCAATCTAAAATAATGGATTCTCTTAGTTGTATGTTCAAAGATCCATTGCATTTGCAGTTCAAAACTCCCCTATGCTTATGTGTTTGTGGTTAAAATGTTCCTGCTTGAGTTGTGGCTACAAATGCTCAAATTAGAATTGTGATAATCATCTGATTTgcactgtgtgtgtgtgtgtgtttgcagGAAGATATTGAAACAATTGATAGAATGATTGCAGATGGTGAGGCACAGTACAATAAGTGGCGACACCCTGATCCTTACATTGGTAAGCTACAGTAAAATCTAAGTTTTATATTTTGACTGGATTAAAACCAAATTTATATATATGCAAATGTCACttcttttctcatttttctttttaTCCCATTCCCAATTTTTTTTTACAGTTCCATGGGCTCCTGGTGGCAGCAAGTTTACTCGCAACCCTACACCACCTTCTGGGGTAATAATATAATCTTCTGCTTCTTTTATGATTTTGCATGTAGTTTTGTATGTGTCTTTATGCTTATGTTGTTCATTTTTGTGGTTATTGTAGATTGAGATTGTGTATGATTATGGTCGAGAGGATCACATTTGAATCTAATATGGCTCCATAGCAATAAATCAAGGTTAATTCTCATTACCCAGTTCATCATTTTATTAATTATGATTGTTATAATAATAGTCGAGtggcttattattattattattattgtattttgTTGTTGGCAGGTGGTTTGAGTAGCAAATGTTTTGTGTGACTTTTTGTCATCAAAGACAGACATAAGACATTGGTATGAATTGTTTTAATGAATATGTGTTTTGATTGGGGCATGAATGTTGATGAAAACTTTCTCCTTTCATTTCATGGCTTTTTGCaatatttctttttttcttttgggGGAACTTTTATGGACGACTTTCATACTTGTCtgttatcattattatgaataaGTTGATGATACTGATTTTTCAAAATACCAACTTTATTTCTTTTCCATGTAAATGCTTCAATCttcattatttatataaatagaaaaTATGCAACGAAATAGATTTGAGTGCATATCTTTTCTGCAGTATGGAACAATTCTTACTACTTTGCATGGAAACAACAAGGTAGAATTTTTCTTCTATAAATCTATATCTCAAAAAAATATCTTACAGAAATATCCAAAAATCTAAATATAGAAATAACATAGCTAACAGGAATGACATGAATAAATAATTTCTATTCGACTCGATATTAAGTGACTCAGTGATGTTTTTAATTCTTATACCACTTATATGCAATGAAGtggattttttttcataaattgatAAATTTTCTTATGAAGTTGGAATGTAGTTTTTCTATTGGATTTTTTTGTTTGTTGTTTTTTCGGAGTTTTGTATCGGCAATTTGTATTTAATTTAGAGAAAAATAATCAAAATTGATATGATTGTGGAAAGAATAAACATATAATCCATATTTGATTGAGTatgtaattaaaaacaaaatacaCCAAGTACACCTAGCAGTTTTATCTTTTCTTTCTTGCGAATTGGTACGTACACCTTACTTGTTTCATATCGTACAGAAGATAAGCACTCAAACTTATACTTACATTTTGAATTAAAAAGATAGCATGGAACATAAATGTTTAGtttggaaaattttatgattCAGCCTCTAGTTGGTAATATTATCAAGTGAAGAAGCAACATAAATATTGATTTTTTGTTGGTATACAAATACAAGATTTATGATATAATCCTGGTTTCATTTGCTTATGAAGTTTAAAAAATGATTAGGATTAATGTTACACGTAACATAGCTTAACATAGTTTCAACACAAACTCCCCTCCCTTTGTCTTCTTGTCTTCCCCAATTATGAGCATTATTGTCCTCCATTCCAAGTTTCCTCTCTTGTCCCATTCCATAGATCTTGTTtacaaaaaacattaaaaagaaaaaaacagtAGATGGTTGGTTAGCTTTATTTCACCAATTTGTAAATCTTACAACTAAATAACCACATATAAACGTAACATTTTCATGCTTAAGTTTGTCAGTTTTTTTTGTATGGATTGCATCGACTCCAAAGTAGGTTAAATTTACAAGGGCTAAAGCAACATATTCCATCTTATCTCCATGATAACAATCAGAAGAATCCGGCAAGAGGCCTAAAGGAAAGCTCAATAGTGACTACTTCAAAAGAAAGAATATGTCCATGCATGCAATGATAAGTTGTAGGGTACAATCCGACAATACATCCCAAGACCCCTGTCAATTCTCATCACCAATAAGCATGAGTAGTACTCATGTAGGTCATGATGCATTTAGTTGTTGTGAGAATCTGGTAATTTGCCCCATGTTGGGCGTGGGACCCTTTTATCATTAGGAAATAAGATGATTAGAAAAGCAAATCTAGCTATTTAATTTTGAATTTGATGCTTGGAGGCATGAAAGGTCCGGATGCAAGATGGAAGTTGCAAGTTGAGTCCATTTGTTGTGTAGTGTAGCAAACAGCCAAACACACACCCATTTCCCCGTTGCCACATCTGCTTTTAACAAACACGAATGTTGAACATATCCTAGCAGACCCCATCATGAGTCACCAAACCCCATAACAAAATACTATTCTATAACCCAAAATTTTAACTTTGGCCCACCACACCACACCAAAAAAGAATACTCTCATCATGTTAATGTTAGGACCACATATTTTGTGGCTCACCTCACATTATATGCCTTATGCTAAATCCCTTTTCCTTTTCTGTATATTCCAAGATCCCCTGTCAACTAGATGCATCTTCTAACGCGTATCCTAAATTTTAAACACACACATGATACGAATATCCATATAATGCCTATAATAATAATCCTCTATTTTAAACAACACCTCATTTTACTGTTTCTTGACTTTTCCCCTTCACCATCTCCATTTCTGGCATTGCAAACCCTCCCTTCTTCGTCATTTCTTCTTTGTTTCcttcattattattattactattattctttttaaaaaaatgatataTAATAGTGGGTATACCAAGCTCATATGATGTAGGAGTGGTAAGTATACCATATGACCTTAAATaaaacaccatttaaatctatgcGTTTGGGTTTTAGGGTTGTTTTATTTTACTTAATAGACCAAGCACTTAATATGGATGTTTCTTTTTACTTAATCCCGATTTAATCACCTACCAAGTCACTGTACCTGTTTGGCCTTTTTCTTTTTTCCTCCAAACTCCTCTCACTTTGTTGGAATGTAAAGGCAAAATTGTCATTTAGTGTTGTATAATACATACAAACTTTAATTAATTGGGGAAAAAGAAACAACCCTTGGTCTTTTTTGTTGTTAAAGCTTGACCCTTAACACGCTAATTAAGTCGGCAATTGGTATAGATAATGAtataatatgtgtgtgtgtgtggggtatATGTGTCACAAGCAGCCACCAAAAGAGATCACAAGGTTTTCCAACAAATTAACTTTAGCCAAATGGATGGTTACACGACATACAAGTAAAATTAAAAACCACTTGTGTAAATATAGGAAACGGGAATCAATTGTCACTTTCCACGAATCTTCTTTCCTCACATGGTTGGTACCAATTGCATAATTAAGATAAGAGGTCAAAACAGACGCAACATATTCAAATCTTTCAACAATATATCATATGCTTTATGCTTGCTAATCATAATAGACAAGAAAACATACCTTCCATCAAACATAAAAAGCCTGACCATGTGTACGTATATGGTTCTGCAAGGAAGAATTCATAAGAATccgtttattaaattaaaaaaaaataaacaaacataagCAAAGAACTTGTTGTATTATTACCATAGAGAATAATAATAGACTACAAGGTGAAGAAAGAGAAGGGGAATTAACAAATCGGGCTACATAAAAAACCCCCCAACTCTTTATCTTCACAAATTTATCAGAAAGATCACCAGCTCTCTTTTTAAATCTTGTTAACGGATAAAAAGAGAGCAGACCCAAATTAAAGATAACTCTCTACTTTAATTAACTAAAAACAAGAAAACCAAATAAAGTTTGCAGAAACAGAAACAGAAACAGAACGACCTCACTGACAAACACCACCCATCACCATCACGCACCCACATATGACCACTGATCATCATCCTCACCGGAAACCACCTCACCTCCGGCGGTGAAATCCTCATCAGAACAGTAATAGTATCCCTTATTGCCACTTGCAGCAGTTAAACAGCAAGAAGATCCGACACTTAGGTAAGGCATGTTGTGGAAAGATTGAGCAATGCCACCTGCAATCATATCACCTTCTTCATGAACATACTCTTCGATTCTGTGTTTAAGGGTTTCAAACATCATCTCTGGTTCATGATGCATTGAACGAAGAACATCACTGCAAGACGTCCCTGGGACAGCTCTAGTAACAGCAAACCCGAAAGGACCATCACTTTGAGATACACGAATCACACTAGGGCCGCCGAATAGATTGTGGACACCACCCATAGCCTCCTGGTATGCCCCTCCTAAGAACATACCCAGATAGTACTTCATTCCATTCTCTCCTTCTAATTCATGGAGGGGTAAGCTGGATTCACCTCCGATGAATTTATCAATCTTTCCATCACTGTCGCAAGTTAGATCTGATAGAATCCCCTTTTTCGATGGGCAATCGGTAAGTCGGTGGATTGGAAGGATAGGGAAGAGTTGTCCGATGCCCCAGAAATCAGGAATCGAAGTGAAGACAGAAAGATTGACATGATAAGTGCTTACAGGATTGGATACTCCAATTGCCTTCGCAACCAAATCACAGAACCCATCAATAGCAGCTAACTGTTCGATGTCCATTAATCCATCTTTGAATTTCTCGACGCATGTCTGCTTTAGTTGATCGGAGTAAGCCAAACAAGCATCGTACTCGCCTCTCACAGCAGACTGGGACAGATTATTGTAGTCGGAATGAGCGTCCCCAGGGAGCTGCTCGATGAAATGCTGGACGTCGTGAGAGGACATGGTTGGAACTGTATAGTTGCTAGACGAAACTGCCTCGAATATCAGAATTGAATGGTGGGAGACGATGGCACGGCCGCTTTCGCTGCAAATCACAGGATGCTTCACGGAATTCCGGTCACAAACGAATTTTACTGCCTGAACAACCGCCATTGCGTATTCTTCTAAAGTATAAGCAACGGAGACATCAGAATTAGTGGATTTTGAACCATCGTAGTCGATCCCAAGCCCACCACCTATGTCGATAACTTTCATGGAAGCACCAAGGCGGACTAATTCGCTGTAAATCTGGGCGGCTTCACCTACACCATCAGCAAGCAAGGATGTCGATGGGATCTGAGAACCGATGTGGAAATGGAGCAATTGGAAGCAATCCAACATGCCACATTGTTCAAGCTTTTTCACAACACGGAGAATTTGCGTCGTTGTGAGACCAAATTTGCCCTTTTCGCCGGAAGTCGATCCAAAATGGCCGGAATGTTTAGTCCGCAGCTTAGCACGGACCCCGACGACGGGACGAACGCCTAGCTTTATGCTTATATCAATCACAGAATCCAGCTCTTCCTCTTGTTCGAGAACAATCACGGTGTTTAATGATAGCTTTCGAGCTATCAAAGCTAGCGAGATATATTCCGCGTCTTTAAAACCATTGCAAATCAGGAGGGATTCGGAGCTACCTTTGCAGAGGCAGCTCATGGCCATGAGAAGCTCAGGTTTGGATCCAGCTTCCAACCCGAACCTGAACGACGATCCAAATTTGACAATGTCCTCGACGACGAATCGGTCCTGGTTGCATTTCACGGGATAAACGCCTTGGTAATGAGAGCTGTACCCTTGTGATTTAACGGCATAATTGAACGCCGATTGGAGACATTCAAGGCGGTCCTTCAGGACGTCTGGAAACCGGATGATGAGAGGGAGCGGGAGGTCTAGGCCTCCTATGGATTTGGAGTCGGAGGCCTTCTTCACGACCTTTAGGAGATCTATCTCCTGGTGGTCCATGGTTCGGGAACCGTGTGGACGGACGGTGACGTTACCGGATGTGTTGACGGAGAAGTAAGGCGCTCCCCAGGCGTCAATCTTGTAGAGAGCATTAGAGTGGGATGACGTCCAAGGAGTGAGGGATGATACAGATACATCATCCAGAACGGTGTTTGTCGATGGAGGTACGCCGGAGAATGGCTCCGGCGCGGGAAGAGAGCTATCCCAGGCGGTATAGCCGGAAGGAGGAGAAAGAGCGGCCATGGCGGCGTCAACACAAAACGCTAGGGCCGGCATCTCTTCCCCGATCTGCTTGTAAGGGGGttaaaatgaaagaatcaaagaATTGTAAGGGTCGAATTTGGCAAGGTTTGTAAAGGTAGGGGGCTTTACAACCCGCCGAGGCCGGAGCCCCGGCTACCCCCTCAAAAGAAGCAGAAGGAGATCTGAATCAAAGGAAAAACAAACCCTACGCTCCTGATCAACACCGATATCCCCACAATTACCGCTCAGAAGAAGAAATCAACAAATTGAAAGAGAATTTCGAGGTTCAAAAAGAGAGGCGGAAGCAAATCTAATGGGTATGCACCGATTCCACCATGCAGATTTTGAAACAGGTAATGAGAACGGAAACCTAACGGCGGCGAGATCAGAGAGAGAAATAGAAATGAGAGAAGTGGGCGAGAATTGCATGTGAGTTGATGGCCGTTTATATAGGGGGCCGTTTATATAGGTTGGCCAGAACTCtaccttttatttattttcttttttcatttctttttaattCCAGAAGTTGGAAGAATTCAAGTAAACGGTAAATAAAAAACACCTCGTGTTTATTGGTTAGACGATAATGCCCTTTATGCATGCTATCctcctccctccctccctcccttcAAGTGACCTTCCTTTAATTTCCTTTCTtacacaataataataataataataataataataataataataataataataataatacttcaTTAGCTTAACCTCATTAATTTGTTAAACTGTTAAACCAATAAATGTATTTAACATAACTTGTGCGTTACATATATTGTAttcattacaatatatatatTGTATTCATTACAGTATATTTAGGTCATGATTTTACTTGATAAATGTTGATAAGAATGTATAAACATGATAATTACACGTGATAATTTGTTTTATGTGTATTTTCTTTATCTAATTTGAATATAAAGTTTTTTTAAACTaattattttgaatttattttcagTTATAAtattgatttaaatatatattagttAAATGTC includes:
- the LOC111904333 gene encoding arginine decarboxylase, encoding MPALAFCVDAAMAALSPPSGYTAWDSSLPAPEPFSGVPPSTNTVLDDVSVSSLTPWTSSHSNALYKIDAWGAPYFSVNTSGNVTVRPHGSRTMDHQEIDLLKVVKKASDSKSIGGLDLPLPLIIRFPDVLKDRLECLQSAFNYAVKSQGYSSHYQGVYPVKCNQDRFVVEDIVKFGSSFRFGLEAGSKPELLMAMSCLCKGSSESLLICNGFKDAEYISLALIARKLSLNTVIVLEQEEELDSVIDISIKLGVRPVVGVRAKLRTKHSGHFGSTSGEKGKFGLTTTQILRVVKKLEQCGMLDCFQLLHFHIGSQIPSTSLLADGVGEAAQIYSELVRLGASMKVIDIGGGLGIDYDGSKSTNSDVSVAYTLEEYAMAVVQAVKFVCDRNSVKHPVICSESGRAIVSHHSILIFEAVSSSNYTVPTMSSHDVQHFIEQLPGDAHSDYNNLSQSAVRGEYDACLAYSDQLKQTCVEKFKDGLMDIEQLAAIDGFCDLVAKAIGVSNPVSTYHVNLSVFTSIPDFWGIGQLFPILPIHRLTDCPSKKGILSDLTCDSDGKIDKFIGGESSLPLHELEGENGMKYYLGMFLGGAYQEAMGGVHNLFGGPSVIRVSQSDGPFGFAVTRAVPGTSCSDVLRSMHHEPEMMFETLKHRIEEYVHEEGDMIAGGIAQSFHNMPYLSVGSSCCLTAASGNKGYYYCSDEDFTAGGEVVSGEDDDQWSYVGA
- the LOC111904334 gene encoding NADH dehydrogenase [ubiquinone] 1 beta subcomplex subunit 9, whose amino-acid sequence is MSGAASYLARRAAQREKVRILYRRALKDTLNWAVHRHLFYPDADALRERFDANKNVEDIETIDRMIADGEAQYNKWRHPDPYIVPWAPGGSKFTRNPTPPSGIEIVYDYGREDHI